The genomic stretch GGTGCACCGGGATCGTAGCCCTGGGGTCGCTCGGAGAAGGGGCGACGCTGTCGTTCAATGAAAAGCTCGACATCCTGCGCACCTGCGTTCAGGCGGTCGGTGACCGGGTGCCGGTTGTCTCGGCAGTCTCAGCCTTGAGCACTGCCGAAGCCGTCGAGATTGCCCGTCAGGCGGAGAAGATCGGCTGCCGGGGATTGATGGTCTTACCGCCCTACGTCTATCGGGGCGACTGGCGCGAGATGAAAGCTCATGTGGCGGCCGTTTTTCGTGCGACGCGCCTCTCCTGCATGCTCTACAACAACCCTGTCGCTTACGGCACCGATTTCCTGCCCGAACAGATCGCCGAACTGGCGGCGGAGCATGAAAATTTTCACGCCGTCAAGGAGTCCAGCACCGATGTCCGCCGCGTGACGGCCATTCGGGCACTCGTTGGAGATCGGCTGGCCGTCTTTGTCGGCGTGGACGATGCCATCGTCGAGGGCATCGCCATGGGAGCCGTCGGATGGATCGCCGGACTCGTCAACGCCTTGCCGAAAGAATCCGTCACTCTCTTTGACCTGGCGCGGCGGGGGGAGTGGGAGAAAGCGTTCGCACTCTATCGCTGGTTCTTGCCACTTCTGCGCATGGATACGGTGCCGAAGTTCGTTCAGCTCATCAAGCTGGTGCAGCAGGAAGTCGGCATGGGTAACGCGCGCGTTCGTCCGCCTCGATTGGAGCTGGTGGGCGCGGAACTCGAACAGGCCCGTGCGATCATTCGGACGGCGTTGGCGTCGCGTCCATCCTTGTGAGCGGGTCCGTAAACAAATGCGGGGGAGAAGGAAATGGGCCTCACCGCCCACGTGCCTGCGGATGCGATCATCTGTCGGGAGACGATTTTTAGAGGAATCGCTCAATGAGTCTACGACGAACGATGAGAACGGGGAGCGCACGGGCAAGCGTGCTTCTTCTCAGTGGCAGGACCGGTGGGAAAGGCGCCTGCGCTTCCCGGCTATTTTCGGAGGAGGATGATGGTGGAGCTTCACGGGACATCGCTCATCGGTTCTCGCCGTGCTCGCCCCGGACGAGAGGCCTTTCAGGGATTCAATCCGGCAACGGGTGAAAAGCTGATGCCGATGTACTACTCGGCCAGCGCTGAGGATGTCAATGAGGCGGTGCGCCTGGCCAGTCAGGCATTTCCTCTCTACAGCCGGGCATCGGGTCGGCAGAAGGCTCTTTTCCTACGCCGGATTGCCGCCAACATCGAGGCGCTGGGCGACGCTTTGATCGAGCGGGTCGTGGCCGAGACGGCGTTACCGCCCGCCCGCGTGCAGGCCGAGCGCGCGCGAACCTGCTTTCAACTCCGGCTTTTCGCCGATCTCGTCGAAGAGGGATCTTGGGTGGATGCCCGCATTGATCGTGGAGATCCCGCGCGTCAACCCCTGCCGAAGCCGGATGTGCGATCGCTTCAGCGCCCGCTCGGTCCGGTCGTTGTTTTTGGTGCGAGCAATTTTCCGCTGGCGTTTTCCGTTGCCGGTGGAGACACGGCGTCGGCATTAGCGGCGGGCTGTCCGGTGATCGTCAAAGCCCATCCCGCCCATCCCGGGACATCGGAACTGGTCGGCAGTGCCATTGGCGAGGCCGTTGGCGCCTGTGGCTTGCCCGAAGGGGTTTTCTCGCTGCTCTTTGATGCCGGAACGGAAGTTGGGCGCGCTCTGGTGACGCATCCTCTGGTGAAAGCCGTGGGATTCACTGGCTCGCGGGCAGCCGGGCTCGCTCTGATGCAGGCGATCGCCACGCGTCCCGAACCGATTCCGTTCTACGCCGAGATGAGCAGCATCAACCCGATTTTCATCCTGCGGGGTGCTCTCGGCCAGCGGGGAGAACAAATCGCCGCAGGTCTTCATTCATCCGTGACGCTCGGAGCCGGTCAGTTTTGCACCAAGCCCGGCATCGTTGTGCTCGAAGAGACGAACGGCCTCTCCCGGTTCATCGAGAAGCTCACCGAATTAATGGTCACCACCAGCCCGTTCAC from Blastocatellia bacterium encodes the following:
- a CDS encoding dihydrodipicolinate synthase family protein, whose product is MTWMGVMPAITTCFDETLAVDHAFMARHCRWLVDHGCTGIVALGSLGEGATLSFNEKLDILRTCVQAVGDRVPVVSAVSALSTAEAVEIARQAEKIGCRGLMVLPPYVYRGDWREMKAHVAAVFRATRLSCMLYNNPVAYGTDFLPEQIAELAAEHENFHAVKESSTDVRRVTAIRALVGDRLAVFVGVDDAIVEGIAMGAVGWIAGLVNALPKESVTLFDLARRGEWEKAFALYRWFLPLLRMDTVPKFVQLIKLVQQEVGMGNARVRPPRLELVGAELEQARAIIRTALASRPSL
- a CDS encoding aldehyde dehydrogenase (NADP(+)), translating into MVELHGTSLIGSRRARPGREAFQGFNPATGEKLMPMYYSASAEDVNEAVRLASQAFPLYSRASGRQKALFLRRIAANIEALGDALIERVVAETALPPARVQAERARTCFQLRLFADLVEEGSWVDARIDRGDPARQPLPKPDVRSLQRPLGPVVVFGASNFPLAFSVAGGDTASALAAGCPVIVKAHPAHPGTSELVGSAIGEAVGACGLPEGVFSLLFDAGTEVGRALVTHPLVKAVGFTGSRAAGLALMQAIATRPEPIPFYAEMSSINPIFILRGALGQRGEQIAAGLHSSVTLGAGQFCTKPGIVVLEETNGLSRFIEKLTELMVTTSPFTLLTPGISSAYRAAVTARHSHPRLKTLVPAPEPAASCQASAALFQTDAASWLAEPELSTEVFGPSTLLITCSSREEVLHIARSLEGQLTATLHATEEDLAGFHDLIAILETKVGRLIINGFPTGVEVCHAMVHGGPFPATSDGRSTSVGTRAIYRFTRPVCYQNFPDAALPDELKDENPLGIWRMVDGQWTREPLPARSV